GGAAATATACTTTCAAGTGATAAGCTGATTGTAAACTTTAGAGTACCTATATATCGTTCTTCACAGATAAAGATTGATCAAAAGGTAATTATAAAGTTTACAGATCTAACTGGAACAAATCTATTTCAAGGGAAGATTGCAAGAGTTTCCAACCTAGTTACAGAGGCAACCAGTGAGCTTGAGGTAAATGTAGAGGTAGAGATTTTAGATACAGATTTAAAAAATCTGAAACCTGGTTATGATGTAAGGGTAGAGGTGATAACTAGTCATAATGATGAGTATCTACTAGTAAAAAGATTCTCTGTAATAGATGAGAATGGAGAGAAATACATATATGTAGCCCAAGATGGAAAGGCTGTAAAGACCAAGATCGAGGTAGGAATACAGAGTGAGGGTGAGTATGAGGTACTAAATCTGCCAGAGGGAACTAAGGTTATTCTAAATCCATTTGTTGTAGAGGATGGGGATAGTATAAAGGAGATTGATTAATTGGGAGTATTTTATATTACGTTGATTACAACATATATTTTGGGTTATCTAGCTAGAGAGGCTGGAACACAGAAAGAGGATGAACTGAAGACACCTAATACAATATTTTTTATCATGGTAACGGCTATATTTATAGCTGTCTGTGGGCTCAGAAGTAATATAGGGGATACATATTTTTACAAGCATAGCTATGATCTGATGATAATGACTGGTGAGGTATTTGGTTATGAGAAGGGGTTTGCCAAGCTGATGCTATTCTTAGGAACAATATCTCCAGATCCTCAGATACTGATATTCGTTACTGGCTTTATAACAAATCTCTTTATACTTCTCTCTTTGAGAAGAGAGGCCACATATTTTGAGGTGTCTGTCTATCTATTTATAACAAGTGGTTACTATCTTGTAACTATGAATGGGATGAGACAAACAATGGTTGCAGCTCTTTATTTTTTCTTTGGAGTAAAATTTATAAGAGAGAAGAAGTTGATATTTTATGTATTATTGATATTTATATTAAGTTATTTTCATAAATCGGTAATATTTATGTTACCTTCATACTTCTTAGCAAGAGAGGAGGCTTTTTCTAAGAAGATGGTACTGATAATACTTGGTACTATCTTGATAGTGCTTATGTTTTCGTCATTTGCTGGAACTATAAAGGATATAGCTGGGGATTATGGATATTATATAGATAGCTTTAATGAGGGAGGAGCCAATATACTAAGAGTATTAGTAAATGTTGTTCCAGTAGGAATGGCATATCTATATCGTGAGGAGTTGAAAAGTAGGTGGGCTGATAGCCATATATTTATAAATTTTTCAATACTCAATTTAATATTCTATATACTTTCATTACAGAACTGGATATTTGCAAGGGTAGGATTATATGCAGCGATAGCTAACTTTTTACTTATCCCATATATAATAAGTAGATGTATGGATGAAGGGAAAAAAACATTCTTCTATCTGGCCTGTATGATATGTTACTTTATATTTTTCTATTATGAGCAGGCAATATCAATGTTTATTGTATATAGAAGTGTAATTTTAGGAATATATTAGGAGAAAAGATGAGAAAAAAAATAGCAGTTATTTTTCTATTAGTTATGACGGTAGTGATTTTTAAAAATCTTGGGGAGTATCTAGTGCTAAATGAGAAACCTGAGAGGGTGGATGCAATAGTGGTCTACAGTGGAGACTCTGGAGAGAGAACAGTAAAGGGAGTGGAGTTACTAAAGGATGGATATGCTGAGAAGATTATATTCTCAGGTGGAGCTGTCTATGATGATGTAAGAATGGCAGATCTAATGGAAGAACATGCTATAAAGCTTGGTGTGGATCCAAATAAGATTATAAAGGATAGAGAGGCAGGAACTACCTATGAAAATGCTCTTTTTACAAGAGATTTATTAGAGGCTAATGGATATAAAAAGATAATACTTGTAACTTCAAATTATCATTCAAGAAGAAGTTATCTAACTACAAAGAAGGTATTTGAAGGAAGTAGAATCGATATCATAACTGTAGCTTCAAATGATGAGTTTTCTAGTAGTTGGTGGAGGTCTGGAAGGAGTTTATTGATTTTAATAAATGAGTATGCAAAGATAGTTGGTTACTATTTTCAAGGGAAGATATAAGATGTTTTAGGAGAAAGATTATGTATAAGAGTTTTTTAAAAAGATTAATAGATATAGTTGTTTCAGTGGTATTTATTTTATGTTTCTGGTGGCTATATATAGTATTAGCAGTATTGATTAGAATAAAACTGGGAAGACCAGTACTGTTTAAGCAGGAGAGACCAGGTCTTAATGGTAAAATATTCACTATGTATAAGTTTAGAAGTATGACAGATGGAAGAGATAAGAATGGAAAATTACTTTCTGATAGTGAAAGATTAACTAGTTTTGGAAGGGTGTTGAGAGCTACAAGTTTAGATGAGATACCGGAATTTTTTAATGTATTAAATGGAGATATGAGCTTAGTAGGTCCTAGACCACTTCTTGTAGAGTATCTACCTAGATATAATGAGTTTCAAGCTAGAAGACATGAAGTAAAACCAGGGATAACAGGCTGGGCACAGATAAATGGAAGAAATGCAATATCTTGGGAAGATAAATTTAGATATGATGTAGAATATGTGATAAATCAATCTTTTTTAATGGATTTAAAAATTCTTTTTTTAACAGTTAAAAAGGTTGTGGTAAGAGAGAATATCAATCAGGGACAGGATGTCACTATGGAAGTTTTTAGAGGATAGTTATGGAAAATGTAGTAGTAATAGGTGCAGGTGGACACGCAAAGGTTGTCATAGATATTCTGCTTAAGGATAGTACAAAAAATATAGTAGGAATACTGGATGATGGTTTTGAAAAATTAAAATATAGGGATATTTTTGGTATCAATATCTTGGGAAAGGTTTCAGAATTAAAAAGATTCCCTAAAGATTATAGCTATATTATAGCTATAGGAAATAGAGATGTGAGAGATAGAATAGTAAAAAAGTATCCATATTTAAAATATATAAATGCAATATCACCTAGAGCCTATATAGCAAATGGAGTAGAGATAGGAGTAGGTACAGTTATAAGTCATAATGCAGTAATCAACCCAGATACTAAGATAGGAAACCATTGTATTATAAATACTGGAGCAGTAGTTGAACATGATACTTTAGTTGGAGATCTATCACATATAGCTCCGGGAGTAACAATATGTGGTGGAGTAACTATAGGTAGAGGATGCTGGATAGGTGCAAAAAGTGTTGTGATAGAGGGAAAGAGTATAGGAGAGAATTGTATGATAGGGGCTGGAAGTGTTATTGTAAGAGATGTGGAAAAAAATAGCAAGGTTTATGGTAATCCAGGTAGAGAAAGATAAGATATGGATACTCAAATAACAAAAGAAAAAAGTATAGTTATAAAAGTTATAGCTGTTATGATGATGGTAGCTCTTCATGTATTTAATTTTCCAAGTAGAATTTTTCCATATACCTATATTGGTTTAGGTTATATAAATGGAAATCCTATTGAGCAATATTTAGCACAGGCTTTTTCGATTGTAGTGAATATATTTTTATTTGTTACAGGATATGGTCTATATATAAAAAGGGTCAGTAATTATAAAGAGGTATTTAAATATATAATAAGATTATATTTAAAATATTGGAGCATTTTTTTAATTTTTATTCCATTGGGATATTTTATGGAGATTTACAAATTCAATATAAAAGAGTTTTTATTAAACTTTTTATCTTTAAATACAACTTATAATTTAGAATGGTGGTTTTTGAAGCAATACATAATTTATTTAATAACTTATCCATTAATAAAAAAATATATAAAAAAATTTCCTAGTATTGTATTAGGAATAAGTATAGTTGTGACTTTAGCAGGAATGTTTTTAACTTTGTGTTTACAAAAAAAATAATAAATTATAGTTATTTTTTAAATATAATTATTATTCCTACTTTAACAACATCTTATTCTTTTATATCTGGGATTTACATAGCTAAAAAAGGATTATTTAATCGATTGAATAAGATAGTAAATAAGTTTAAAATAAATAAAAAATTATTTTTTATAATATTATTACTTTTGTTGATTATTATTGAAAGGTTAGCATATATTAAACATATATTAAATTTTATCTTAGTTCCCTTATTTATTTTTTCTTTAAGTGGATTAAATTTAGAACAAAGTAGATTTATTTTAAAATTAGGAAATTATACAACGGGAATATGGTTGATACACAGTTTTTTTTTGTTATTACTATTTTAAAAATATTGTGTTTTTTTCTAAGTATTCAATTCTTATATTTATTTGGATAATGTTTTTAAGTATTATAAGTACAATAATTATAGAAAAAATAGAAAAAAAACTTATGAAAGTATATAGATATATTAGGCTGGAAAGAGAAAAATGAAAAAAGTATTGATAGTTACAACAATTCAAAATACAATAGAAGCTTTTTTAATATCACATATAAAATTTTTGGAGGAAAAGGGATATGAGGTAGTGTTAGCTACTAATATATTTAAAGAGATACCTAAAGAGTTAGAGGGTAATAGATGGATAAATATCCCTTTTTCAAGAAATCCATTCTCTCTGAGTAGTTTTACGGCTATTAGAGAGATGAGAAGATTATTTAGAGATGAAAAGTTTGAATTTGTACATTTTCATACTCCAGTGGCAGCTTTTTTAGGTAGATATGCAGCTATGAGAGAGAAACAAAAAAATATAATATATACAGCTCATGGATTTCATTTCTTTGAAGGAGCTCCCAGATTAAACTGGTTTA
This is a stretch of genomic DNA from Candidatus Fusobacterium pullicola. It encodes these proteins:
- a CDS encoding EpsG family protein, yielding MGVFYITLITTYILGYLAREAGTQKEDELKTPNTIFFIMVTAIFIAVCGLRSNIGDTYFYKHSYDLMIMTGEVFGYEKGFAKLMLFLGTISPDPQILIFVTGFITNLFILLSLRREATYFEVSVYLFITSGYYLVTMNGMRQTMVAALYFFFGVKFIREKKLIFYVLLIFILSYFHKSVIFMLPSYFLAREEAFSKKMVLIILGTILIVLMFSSFAGTIKDIAGDYGYYIDSFNEGGANILRVLVNVVPVGMAYLYREELKSRWADSHIFINFSILNLIFYILSLQNWIFARVGLYAAIANFLLIPYIISRCMDEGKKTFFYLACMICYFIFFYYEQAISMFIVYRSVILGIY
- a CDS encoding YdcF family protein; protein product: MRKKIAVIFLLVMTVVIFKNLGEYLVLNEKPERVDAIVVYSGDSGERTVKGVELLKDGYAEKIIFSGGAVYDDVRMADLMEEHAIKLGVDPNKIIKDREAGTTYENALFTRDLLEANGYKKIILVTSNYHSRRSYLTTKKVFEGSRIDIITVASNDEFSSSWWRSGRSLLILINEYAKIVGYYFQGKI
- a CDS encoding sugar transferase, with the translated sequence MYKSFLKRLIDIVVSVVFILCFWWLYIVLAVLIRIKLGRPVLFKQERPGLNGKIFTMYKFRSMTDGRDKNGKLLSDSERLTSFGRVLRATSLDEIPEFFNVLNGDMSLVGPRPLLVEYLPRYNEFQARRHEVKPGITGWAQINGRNAISWEDKFRYDVEYVINQSFLMDLKILFLTVKKVVVRENINQGQDVTMEVFRG
- a CDS encoding acetyltransferase; its protein translation is MENVVVIGAGGHAKVVIDILLKDSTKNIVGILDDGFEKLKYRDIFGINILGKVSELKRFPKDYSYIIAIGNRDVRDRIVKKYPYLKYINAISPRAYIANGVEIGVGTVISHNAVINPDTKIGNHCIINTGAVVEHDTLVGDLSHIAPGVTICGGVTIGRGCWIGAKSVVIEGKSIGENCMIGAGSVIVRDVEKNSKVYGNPGRER
- a CDS encoding acyltransferase family protein; its protein translation is MDTQITKEKSIVIKVIAVMMMVALHVFNFPSRIFPYTYIGLGYINGNPIEQYLAQAFSIVVNIFLFVTGYGLYIKRVSNYKEVFKYIIRLYLKYWSIFLIFIPLGYFMEIYKFNIKEFLLNFLSLNTTYNLEWWFLKQYIIYLITYPLIKKYIKKFPSIVLGISIVVTLAGMFLTLCLQKK